Proteins encoded in a region of the Podospora pseudopauciseta strain CBS 411.78 chromosome 6, whole genome shotgun sequence genome:
- a CDS encoding hypothetical protein (COG:S; EggNog:ENOG503NXEX) — MLSALLRPFGRGENSQDEGHRPDVEQRFAPTNRMHRASVASLGEYRQHRHAAADFTEADDDDDDEENESHHDNGQPSRYQAAGVQTEEDEDGRSHSIGLPLFSAGHLDSLPIYSMTHAIRIIVQARTETTLTWDQLRSPQVSQFLIRPMQQQIRTQHFSRGTLYALMANCLQFGKEGQLYPGNAGTSSTRAKVCELLALKILKEYTTRELIDALSYDFYPLQGIPGSQGPLPQHARSSPATMRTSTLEVAIRASAKHFLSHPLVVMQLEAIWNGAISFHSTEDQLRRQGSSSSAVGSNQSRRQSTVRTPLLSQQQQAKEDQGRALAHVSGRRFVTLYDPRTASLFKLSRLRVPRYRQILSTCSLAILIALFLAVLSRRSSKITSLELIFWFWSAGFMLDEIVGFNEQGLSLYIMSFWNIFDLGILLLLIVYYCMRIYSVFLLEPHKWNENAYDVLAANAVLLLPRIFSILDHYQYFSQLLIAFRLMAVDLAAVFVLILVCCSGFFVFFTLSKNTNDPYVLAYKIFQILMGFTPAAWEVWDSYTWMGKALMALFLIICHFVIVTILITVLTNSFMSIASNANEEHQFLFAINTISMVKNDTLFSYIAPANIFAWGLMPLRYFMSLKRFVWLNRAVIKATHFPLLFCIFFYEKYFLAPYIYEATDLVDNPGRGRPHGLSLGDPSTRSAFFSPSVRVREESVLGYQKDRALEEVFRRAPDTATLRTQRRNERRKTQNAIRTWMDQNDGGLRSPQNYSTIDSRMTGDWRRRLSMNRERPSRFPRQYSDLRSAASDPADFVSDAPYPMAPEYYHDGVHRRDYAHEMKENTDADGDDELVTNDEEEEDNVTNTIDDGHGHDLEAMEEDYFTTPVASRFINDELPSTDSPRIGQSRRNALHTRTLSTNTILYVPENHQPYSSSSASMGRSPQLPSRRHTPIMTPISGGGHRSPRRSLYMTSSRPRPIAPPRDMARTAPTRSGLTLDIPARRPATQHQHQQDPQDVHRHRRMSSSDLNATVTVDDEESTFSGVPSSFATQMAMATAMLSKSAQGDNNRMSRLMLAKMKTLEESLGDVVREMSLLRNSVPNTAHNSDDGAVGGSGVNFRKKKPLKMMVGPPGSSEPSSTSAPGAGEGMMMGGGRGGFGLRRSKTVGVGEARRIQIRKNTGMTGSWMRSPVSNKSGSGSAVTAVAATGLGIGDEMPGDKGKQREGDKRLPPPPQVEDDETYEDDDDDDNDGGQLQGKMSPESGFGRFARKGVGEGIGGAGSL, encoded by the exons ATGTTGTCCGCTCTGCTGCGGCCCTTTGGCAGGGGCGAGAATTCACAGGATGAGGGCCACCGTCCAGACGTAGAACAACGTTTTGCGCCTACCAATCGAATGCATCGCGCCTCGGTCGCTTCGCTAGGCGAGTATCGCCAGCATCGTCACGCCGCTGCTGACTTCACCGAggccgacgatgatgacgacgacgaagaaaaTGAGTCTCACCATGATAACGGGCAGCCGTCCCGTTACCAGGCTGCTGGTGTTCAGaccgaagaagacgaggatgggCGCAGTCACTCCATCGGCTTACCCCTGTTTTCTGCAGGTCATTTGG ATTCACTCCCTATATACAGCATGACCCATGCCATCCGCATCATTGTACAAGCTAGAACCGAAACAACATTAACATGGGATCAACTGAGATCCCCGCAGGTTTCGCAGTTTCTCATCAGGCCAATGCAGCAACAAATACGGACGCAGCACTTTTCTCGGGGCACTCTCTACGCCCTGATGGCCAATTGCTTGCAATTCGGGAAGGAAGGGCAGTTGTACCCAGGAAATGCCGGAACAAGCAGCACCAGAGCAAAAGTGTGTGAGCTGTTGGCACTCAAAATATTGAAAGAGTACACGACGCGGGAGCTCATCGACGCACTCTCCTACGACTTCTATCCTCTCCAGGGTATCCCGGGGTCCCAAGGACCACTTCCCCAGCACGCCAGGTCTAGCCCGGCCACTATGCGGACTTCAACCCTTGAGGTTGCCATCCGAGCTTCAGCCAAGCACTTCCTCTCTCATCCTCTGGTAGTGATGCAGTTGGAGGCTATCTGGAACGGTGCCATCAGCTTTCACTCCACCGAGGACCAGCTTCGCCGTCAAGGCTCTTCGTCGAGTGCTGTTGGTAGCAATCAGTCTCGGCGCCAGAGTACGGTGAGGACACCGCTGTTgagtcagcagcagcaagcgaAGGAGGACCAGGGACGGGCTCTTGCTCACGTTTCCGGTCGGCGATTTGTAACCCTGTATGATCCTCGAACGGCTTCACTTTTCAAACTATCACGGCTACGGGTCCCACGATATCGTCAAATACTCTCCACGTGCTCCCTTGCCATCTTGATCGCGCTCTTCTTGGCCGTTCTGAGCCGAAGATCGAGCAAAATCACCTCCCTGGAGTTgattttttggttttggagTGCTGGCTTTATGCTTGACGAAATCGTCGGCTTCAATGAGCAGGGCCTGTCTCTCTACATCATGAGCTTCTGGAACATATTCGATCTGGGTATCCTGTTGCTTTTGATCGTCTACTACTGCATGCGCATTTACAGCGTGTTTCTTCTCGAACCCCATAAATGGAACGAAAATGCCTACGATGTCCTCGCTGCTAATGCGGTCTTGCTCTTGCCGAGGATATTCAGCATTCTCGATCATTACCAATATTTCTCGCAGCTCCTGATAGCCTTTCGGCTGATGGCAGTCGACTTGGCGGCTGTTTTTGTGCTCATATTGGTGTGCTGTAGCGGCTTTTTTGTCTTCTTTACCCTTTCCAAGAACACCAACGATCCTTATGTGCTTGCCTACAAGATCTTTCAGATCCTCATGGGCTTTACACCAGCCGCGTGGGAGGT GTGGGACTCGTACACTTGGATGGGCAAGGCCTTGATGGCTTTGTTCCTCATCATTTGTCACTTCGTCATCGT GACGATTCTCATCACTGTTCTGACCAACTCCTTCATGTCAATTGCATCCAACGCAAACGAAGAGCACCAGTTTCTCTTCGCCATCAACACAATTTCCATGGTGAAGAACGATACGCTCTTCTCTTATATTGCGCCCGCCAATATCTTTGCATGGGGGTTGATGCCACTCAGGTATTTTATGTCCCTCAAGCGGTTCGTGTGGCTCAACCGCGCGGTGATCAAAGCCACCCATTTCCCTCTGCTGTTTTGCATTTTCTTCTACGAGAAGTACTTCCTTGCGCCGTACATCTACGAAGCTACTGATCTCGTCGACAATCCCGGTCGTGGACGCCCACATGGGCTTTCTTTGGGCGATCCATCTACCAGGTCAGCATTCTTCAGCCCCAGTGTCCGAGTGCGAGAGGAATCAGTGCTCGGCTATCAGAAGGACAGAGCATTGGAAGAAGTATTTCGACGTGCTCCCGATACAGCTACGCTGAGGACTCAAAGGAGGAATGAGCGACGGAAGACGCAGAATGCGATTCGCACATGGATGGACCAAAATGACGGAGGCCTCCGCTCGCCGCAGAATTATTCGACGATTGACAGCAGGATGACCGGTGATTGGCGGCGACGGCTGAGTATGAATCGAGAACGTCCATCCAGGTTCCCACGGCAGTATTCCGATCTTCGTTCTGCGGCCAGCGATCCAGCAGATTTCGTTTCTGACGCCCCGTACCCCATGGCACCCGAGTATTACCACGATGGCGTCCACCGGAGAGATTATGCTCATGAGATGAAGGAGAACACCGATGCGGATGGAGATGACGAGCTTGTCACgaatgatgaggaagaggaggataaTGTGACCAACACCATTGATGACGGTCATGGACACGACCTCGAGGCAATGGAGGAAGATTATTTCACAACCCCTGTTGCCAGCCGCTTCATCAACGATGAGCTCCCGTCAACTGACTCTCCTCGTATCGGCCAGTCAAGGCGTAACGCTCTGCACACCCGGACACTGTCAACTAACACAATCCTCTACGTCCCAGAGAACCATCAGCCATATAGttcctcctctgcttccATGGGCAGATCACCACAATTACCATCCCGACGACACACCCCGATCATGACACCCATCTCAGGAGGTGGCCACCGCTCGCCTCGACGTTCTCTTTACATGACCTCCTCCCGGCCACGCCCTATTGCCCCGCCCCGCGACATGGCACGAACAGCTCCCACCCGATCAGGTCTGACTCTTGACATCCCTGCCCGAAGACCAGCAACacagcaccaacaccagcaagATCCCCAAGATGTCCACCGTCACCGGCGGATGAGCTCCTCCGATCTCAACGCCACGGTTACAGTAGACGACGAAGAGAGCACCTTTAGTGGTGTGCCCTCTAGTTTCGCGACACAAATGGCCATGGCGACGGCGATGCTATCCAAGAGCGCTCAAGGGGATAACAATCGAATGAGCAGGCTCATGCTAGCAAAAATGAAAACCCTAGAAGAAAGTTTAGGGGATGTGGTACGGGAGATGAGCTTGTTGAGGAATTCCGTTCCTAACACGGCGCATAACTCTGACGACGGAGCGGTGGGAGGGTCCGGGGTTAATTTCAGGAAGAAGAAACcgctgaagatgatggtgggaCCGCCGGGGTCGTCGGAGCCGTCGTCGACTTCTGCGCcaggggcgggggaggggatgatgatgggtggtggaCGGGGGGGGTTCGGATTGAGACGGAGTAAGActgtgggggtgggggaggcgaggaggatacAGATACGGAAGAACACCGGGATGACTGggagctggatgaggagTCCGGTTTCGAACAAGTCGGGGTCTGGGTCTGCGGTTACGGCGGTTGCGGCgacggggttggggattGGGGATGAGATGCCTGGTGATAAGGGGAagcagagggagggggataagaggctgccaccaccgccacaggtggaagatgatgagacgtatgaggatgatgatgatgatgataatgatgggGGGCAGTTGCAGGGGAAGATGAGTCCGGAGAGTGGGTTTGGGCGGTTTGCGAGGAAGGGGGTAGGGGAGGGGATCGGAGGGGCGGGGTCGTTGTGA
- the URA2 gene encoding Carbamoyl-phosphate synthase (EggNog:ENOG503NW85; COG:F; MEROPS:MER0060647), producing MEAKLYAPATAPLTSSEKLVTLELQDGVVYQGYSFGAPKSIAGELVFQTGMVGYPESVTDPSYRGQILVITFPLVGNYGVPSRETMCELLKDLPAHFESHQIHIAGLVVATYAGEDYSHYLATSSLGAWLKEEGIPAMYGVDTRALTKRIREEGSMLGRMLLQNDSLADLAALNKAGQDWRPYFEQLEWVDPNKKNLVAEVSIKKPKLYSPPSASALKHSTGRSIRILCLDVGMKYNQLRCFLKRGVEVLVCPWDYDFSKEEYDGLFISNGPGDPAVMKDTVKHISAALAENKTPIFGICLGHQLLARASGAQTVKLKFGNRGHNIPCTSMVTGKCHITSQNHGYAVDAATLPTGWQELFVNANDGSNEGIMHVDKPHFSVQFHPESTPGPRDTEFLFDVFIQTVVKASEDNSVLQKPVHFPGGTVEENNKLHPRVSVKKVLVLGSGGLSIGQAGEFDYSGSQAIKALKEEGIYTVLINPNIATIQTSKGLADKVYFLPVNAEFVRKVIIHEKPDAIYCTFGGQTALSVGIQLKDEFESLGVKVLGTPIDTIITTEDRELFARSMDSIGEKCAKSASANNLEEAMHVVKDIGFPVIVRAAYALGGLGSGFANNEDELRELCSKAFAASPQVLIERSMKGWKEVEYEVVRDCQDNCITVCNMENFDPLGIHTGDSIVVAPSQTLSDEDYNMLRTTAVNVIRHLGVVGECNIQYALNPFSKEYCIIEVNARLSRSSALASKATGYPLAFIAAKLGLGIPLKDIKNSVTKVTCACFEPSLDYVVVKMPRWDLKKFNRVSSQLGSSMKSVGEVMSIGRTFEEAIQKAIRSIDFHNLGFNKTESALISLDDELQTPSDQRLFAIANAMYNGYSVKRIWELTQIDKWFLDRLMGLIDYAKHMEGLKGQSLNANTLLRAKQLGFSDRQIANFVGSSELLVRDVRTKAGITPFVKQIDTVAAEFPAYTNYLYTTYNASEHDIAFNDRGVMVLGSGVYRIGSSVEFDWCSVRAIRTLMESGIKTIMMNCNPETVSTDFDEADRLYFEATTMETVLDVYEVENSQGVLGAMGGQGPNNIALPLFRAGVKMLGTSPEMIDSAENRYKFSRMLDRIGVDQPTWKELTSFEEAKAFCTKVTYPVLVRPSYVLSGAAMNTVYSEGDLESYLKQATAVSPEHPVVITKYIENAKEIEMDAVAKNGKVVGHFISEHVENAGVHSGDATLVLPPQDLEPTTIQRIEDATRKIADALNITGPLNIQFIAKDNDIKVIECNVRASRSFPFVSKVMGVDLIEMATKAIMDVPFEEYPKIDRTVDSVAVKVPQFSFSRLSGADPVLGVEMASTGEVACFGSDKYEAYLKGLMSTGFKIPKKNILLSLGSYNDKLELLPSVKKLEEMGYTLFATAGTSDFLASHGVKAQYLEVLGKSEQEAQRSEYSLVDHLSNNKIDLYINLPSSNRYRRPASYVSKGYLTRRLAVDYQVPLVTNVKNAKILIEAIARHFELEVGITDYQTSHRTVQLPGLVNIAAYVPGLAVRDSGDLQSVTKASIAAGFSMIRVMPLGEGEGNSITEAKSLKIAQQNSKRGGYCDFNFSVTATSDNADKISLLAGEVGSLFIPFNHMSGKNISKVAAVQAHFDAWPTHKPIITDARTTDLASILLLASLHNRRIHVTAVTTKDDIRLIALCKAKQMNVTCDVSIYSLYLSQDDYPDCSFLPTARDQAALWQHLATIDVFSIGSLPYQLAQKWGKPTDATVGIADALPLLLTSVVEGKLTIEDIMTRLHDKPKEIFELHDQIGTTLEVEVGRTYTVPETGPWSPFAGKVLKGAVQRVTFQDQVACLDGVAVEGSPKGKDMSTHGAMPAIATITSPALKPLSQALSPLPDSRLLASPARGPFTNKLQQLLSMDSPFRKKHVLSVTSYSRQDLHHLFDVAEEIRNRVDRQGVLDILRGRLLATLFYEPSTRTSASFDAAMQRLGGRTIAITTSTSSVQKGETLHDTLRTLACYADAVVLRHPDENCLEVAPIIPVPIINGGNGSKEHPTQAFLDLFTIREEFGSMKDLTITFVGDLLHGRPVHSLVYLLKHYRANNVKVNLVSPKSLALPKDIYRDLKEAGQILFESESLTPQILESTDVLYVTRVQKERFEDLAEYDRVKNSYRIDQSTLRNTKPSMRVMHPLPRNEEVAEEVDFDQRAAYFRQMKHGLHCRMALLALILS from the exons ATGGAGGCCAAACTTTACGCCCCCGCCACGGCGCCCCTCACCTCTTCCGAGAAGCTCGTCACTCTTGAGCTTCAAGATGGTGTGGTCTACCAAGGCTACAGCTTTGGTGCCCCCAAGAGCATTGCCGGTGAACTGGTGTTCCAGACCGGCATGGTTGGATATCCCGAGTCGGTGACAGACCCATCCTACCGCGGCCAGATTCTGGTCATCACATTCCCGCTGGTCGGCAACTACGGCGTCCCCTCGAGGGAAACAATGTGCGAGCTTCTGAAGGATCTTCCTGCCCACTTCGAAAGCCACCAGATTCACATCGCCGGTCTCGTCGTGGCCACCTATGCTGGCGAAGACTACTCCCACTACCTCGCCACATCCTCATTGGGCGCATggctcaaggaggagggcatcCCCGCCATGTATGGCGTTGACACCAGAGCGCTCACAAAGCGCATTCGTGAGGAGGGTAGCATGCTCGGTCGCATGCTGTTGCAAAACGACAGCCTCGCCGACCTGGCGGCTCTTAACAAGGCCGGCCAGGACTGGAGGCCATATTTCGAGCAACTCGAATGGGTTGATCCCAACAAGAAGAATCTCGTAGCGGAGG TGTccatcaagaagcccaagctCTACAGCCCCCCATCGGCTTCGGCCCTCAAGCACTCTACCGGCCGGTCGATTCGTATCCTCTGTCTCGACGTCGGTATGAAGTACAACCAGCTCAGATGCTTCCTCAAGCGTGGCGTTGAGGTTCTCGTTTGCCCTTGGGACTACGATTTCTCCAAGGAGGAATACGATGGTCTCTTCATCTCCAACGGTCCTGGTGATCCCGCTGTGATGAAGGATACTGTGAAGCACATCTCTGCCGCCCTTGCTGAGAACAAAACGCCCATCTTTGGTATCTGCTTGGGACACCAGCTTCTTGCCCGCGCTTCTGGTGCGCAGACAGTCAAGCTGAAGTTCGGTAACCGCGGTCACAACATCCCCTGCACGAGCATGGTGACTGGCAAATGCCACATCACTTCCCAGAACCACGGTTATGCCGTTGATGCTGCTACCCTTCCCACTGGCTGGCAGGAGCTCTTCGTGAACGCCAACGACGGCAGCAACGAGGGTATCATGCACGTCGACAAGCCCCACTTCAGTGTTCAGTTCCATCCCGAGAGCACCCCCGGCCCTCGCGACACCGAGTTCCTCTTTGATGTCTTCATTCAGACCGTCGTCAAGGCGTCCGAGGACAACAGTGTGCTTCAGAAACCTGTCCACTTTCCCGGCGGTACTGTCGAGGAGAACAACAAGCTGCACCCCCGTGTGTCGGTCAAGAaggttcttgttcttggcagTGGTGGTCTCAGCATTGGCCAGGCTGGCGAGTTCGACTACTCTGGCAGTCAGGCTATCAAGGcgttgaaggaggagggcatcTACACcgtcctcatcaaccccaacattGCCACCATTCAGACCTCCAAGGGTCTTGCGGACAAGGTCTACTTCCTTCCCGTCAATGCTGAGTTTGTTCGCAAGGTCATCATTCACGAGAAGCCTGATGCCATCTACTGCACTTTCGGTGGCCAGACTGCTTTGTCGGTTGGTATCCAGCTCAAGGATGAGTTTGAATCTCTTGGTGTCAAGGTTCTCGGTACCCCCatcgacaccatcatcaccactgaGGATCGTGAGCTCTTTGCCCGCAGCATGGACTCCATCGGCGAGAAGTGCGCAAAGTCTGCCtcagccaacaacctcgaGGAGGCTATGCACGTCGTCAAGGACATTGGCTTCCCCGTCATTGTTCGTGCGGCCTACGCCCTTGGTGGCCTTGGCAGTGGTTTTGCCAACAACGAAGATGAGCTTCGTGAACTGTGCAGCAAGGCCTTTGCTGCCAGTCCTCAGGTTCTCATCGAGCGCAGTATGAAGGGCTGGAAGGAGGTCGAGTACGAAGTCGTCAGAGATTGCCAGGACAACTGCATCACTGTCTGCAACATGGAGAACTTTGATCCCCTTGGTATCCACACCGGTGATTCCATCGTTGTGGCTCCTTCTCAGACTCTCTCGGACGAGGACTACAACATGCTTCGCACCACCGCTGTCAACGTCATTCGCCACCTTGGTGTTGTGGGCGAGTGCAACATTCAATACGCCCTGAACCCCTTCTCCAAGGAGTACTGCATCATTGAAGTCAACGCCAGACTGTCGAGATCCTCTGCTCTCGCCTCCAAGGCTACCGGCTACCCCCTTGCCTTCATTGCTGCGAAGTTGGGTCTTGGCATCCCTCTCAAGGACATCAAGAACTCGGTCACCAAGGTCACCTGTGCCTGCTTCGAGCCTTCTCTTGACTATGTCGTGGTCAAGATGCCTCGTTGGGACTTGAAGAAGTTCAACCGTGTTTCCTCCCAGCTCGGATCTTCCATGAAGAGTGTTGGTGAGGTCATGAGCATTGGTAGAACATTCGAAGAAGCGATCCAGAAGGCCATTCGCTCTATTGACTTCCACAACTTGGGTTTCAACAAGACCGAGAGCGCTTTGATCTCGCTGGATGACGAGTTGCAGACCCCCTCTGACCAGCGTCTGTTTGCCATTGCCAATGCCATGTACAATGGCTACTCGGTGAAACGCATCTGGGAGCTCACCCAGATCGACAAGTGGTTCCTCGACCGTCTCATGGGCTTGATTGACTATGCCAAGCACATGGAAGGTCTGAAGGGCCAGTCTCTCAACGCCAACACCCTGCTTCGCGCCAAGCAACTCGGCTTCTCTGATCGCCAGATTGCCAACTTTGTCGGTTCTTCTGAACTGCTGGTCCGTGATGTGCGCACCAAGGCCGGAATCACCCCATTCGTGAAGCAGATCGACACTGTCGCCGCCGAGTTCCCCGCCTACACCAACTACCTCTATACCACCTACAATGCCAGCGAGCACGACATCGCCTTCAACGACCGCGGCGTCATGGTCCTTGGCTCTGGTGTTTACCGTATTGGCTCCTCAGTCGAGTTCGACTGGTGCTCAGTGAGAGCTATCCGCACATTGATGGAGTCGGGTATCAAGACAATCATGATGAATT GCAATCCAGAGACCGTAAGCACTGATTTTGACGAAGCCGACAGGCTTTATTTTGAGGCCACCACT ATGGAGACTGTGCTCGACGTCTATGAAGTTGAAAACTCCCAGGGCGTTCTAGGCGCCATGGGTGGCCAAGGGCCCAACAACATTGCCCTGCCCCTGTTCAGAGCTGGTGTCAAGATGCTCGGTACCTCGCCTGAGATGATTGATTCTGCCGAGAACCGGTACAAATTCTCGCGTATGCTGGACCGCATTGGTGTCGATCAGCCTACCTGGAAGGAACTCACGAGCttcgaggaggccaaggcttTCTGTACCAAGGTCACTTACCCAGTGCTGGTCCGCCCCTCGTATGTTCTTTCTGGGGCTGCCATGAACACCGTCTACTCTGAGGGTGATCTCGAGTCCTACTTGAAGCAGGCCACCGCTGTGTCTCCCGAGCACCCTGTCGTCATCACCAAGTACATCGAGAACGCAAAGGAGATCGAGATGGACGCCGTGGCCAAGAACGGCAAGGTTGTTGGTCACTTTATTTCTGAGCACGTCGAGAACGCTGGTGTTCACTCCGGAGATGCCACTCTGgttcttcctccccaggaCCTCGAGCCCACTACCATTCAGCGCATCGAGGACGCCACCCGCAAGATTGCTGATGCTCTCAACATCACTGGTCCCCTCAATATTCAGTTCATTGCCAAGGACAACGACATCAAAGTCATTGAGTGCAACGTTCGCGCGTCTCGCTCCTTCCCCTTCGTCTCCAAGGTCATGGGAGTGGATCTCATTGAGATGGCCACCAAGGCAATCATGGATGTTCCTTTCGAGGAGTATCCCAAGATCGATCGCACTGTTGACTCGGTTGCTGTCAAGGTCCCTCAGTTCAGTTTCTCGCGCCTGTCTGGTGCTGATCCTGTGCTGGGTGTCGAGATGGCCTCCACTGGTGAGGTCGCTTGCTTTGGCTCCGACAAGTATGAGGCTTACCTGAAGGGTCTCATGTCCACTGGCTTCAAGATCCCCAAGAAGAACATTCTGCTGTCTCTTGGTTCTTACAATGACAAGCTGGAACTTCTTCCCTCGGTTAAGAAGCTTGAGGAAATGGGCTACACCCTCTTTGCCACAGCAGGAACCTCCGACTTCCTGGCATCTCACGGAGTCAAGGCGCAGTACCTTGAGGTCCTTGGCAAGTCTGAACAGGAGGCTCAGAGAAGCGAGTACTCGCTGGTTGACCATCTGTCGAACAACAAGATCGACTTGTACATCAACTTGCCATCCAGCAACAGATACAGGCGCCCGGCCAGCTACGTGAGCAAGGGCTACCTCACTCGTCGTCTGGCTGTTGACTACCAAGTTCCTTTGGTTACCAATGTCAAGAATGCCAAGATCCTGATCGAGGCTATCGCCAGGCATTTTGAGCTGGAGGTCGGCATCACCGATTATCAGACCAGCCACCGTACTGTTCAGCTGCCTGGCCTGGTCAACATCGCCGCCTATGTGCCCGGTCTGGCTGTTAGGGACAGCGGGGATCTCCAGAGTGTCACCAAGGCTTCGATTGCTGCCGGATTCAGCATGATTCGCGTCATGCCccttggagagggtgaaggcAACTCGATCACAGAGGCAAAGTCCCTCAAGATCGCCCAGCAGAACAGCAAGCGTGGTGGCTATTGCGACTTCAACTTCTCCGTCACCGCTACCTCTGACAATGCTGACAAAATCAGCCTTCTGGCCGGTGAAGTTGGCTCTCTGTTCATTCCTTTCAACCACATGTCCGGAAAGAACATCAGCAAGGTTGCTGCAGTCCAAGCACACTTTGATGCCTGGCCAACTCACAAGCCCATCATCACGGATGCTCGCACCACCGACTTGGCCTCCATCTTGCTGCTTGCCAGCCTCCACAACCGCCGCATTCACGTCACCGCTGTCACCACCAAGGACGACATCAGATTGATTGCTCTTTGCAAGGCAAAACAGATGAATGTCACGTGCGATGTGTCCATTTATTCCCTGTATCTGTCCCAGGATGACTATCCTGACTGCAGCTTCCTCCCCACTGCCAGGGACCAGGCTGCTTTGTGGCAGCACCTTGCCACCATCGACGTCTTCTCTATTGGAAGCCTGCCCTACCAGCTCGCTCAAAAATGGGGGAAGCCAACTGATGCCACTGTTGGCATCGCCGATgcactccccctcctcttgacCTCGGTTGTCGAGGGCAAGCTCACTATTGAGGATATCATGACACGTCTCCATGACAAGCCCAAGGAGATCTTTGAGCTCCACGACCAGATTGGCACCACTTTGGAGGTCGAGGTTGGCCGCACCTACACCGTCCCTGAGACCGGGCCCTGGTCTCCCTTCGCTGGGAAGGTTCTGAAGGGTGCTGTTCAGCGTGTGACATTCCAGGATCAGGTCGCATGCCTCGATGGCGTCGCCGTGGAAGGTTCCCCAAAGGGCAAGGACATGTCTACTCACGGAGCCATGCCTGCcatcgccaccatcacctctccTGCCTTGAAGCCACTTAGCCAAGCGTTGTCCCCGTTGCCAGACTCGAGACTCCTTGCCTCTCCTGCCCGTGGCCCCTTCACAAACAAGTTGCAGCAGCTTCTTTCCATGGATTCCCCATTCAGGAAGAAGCATGTTCTTTCCGTGACATCCTACAGCAGGCAGGACCTGCACCATCTCTTCGACGTTGCTGAGGAGATTCGCAACCGCGTCGACCGCCAGGGTGTCCTTGACATTCTTCGCGGACGCCTGCTCGCCACCCTCTTCTACGAGCCGTCTACTCGCACCTCTGCCTCTTTCGATGCCGCCATGCAGCGTCTTGGCGGCCGCACCATTGCCATTACCACCTCGACTTCGTCGGTTCAGAAGGGTGAAACTCTCCATGACACGTTGAGGACGCTTGCCTGCTACGCAGACGCTGTCGTCCTCCGCCATCCTGATGAGAACTGCCTTGAGGTTGCCCCGATCATCCCtgttcccatcatcaacggcGGTAACGGAAGCAAGGAGCACCCCACTCAAGCCTTCCTTGATCTCTTCACCATCCGCGAGGAATTTGGCTCCATGAAAGACTTGACCATCACCTTTGTTGGTGATCTCTTGCACGGAAGACCCGTCCACTCCCTTGTGTACCTCCTCAAGCACTACCGCGCCAACAACGTCAAGGTCAATCTGGTTTCCCCCAAGTCTCTGGCCTTACCGAAGGATATCTATAGGGACCTCAAGGAAGCTGGCCAGATTCTCTTTGAGAGTGAGAGCCTTACTCCCCAGATCTTGGAGTCCACCGACGTGCTGTACGTCACCCGCGTGCAAAAGGAGCGCTTCGAGGATCTCGCCGAATACGACAGAGTCAAGAACTCTTATCGCATCGACCAGAGCACTCTCCGTAACACAAAGCCCAGCATGCGCGTGATGCATCCTCTTCCCAGAAacgaggaggttgctgaggaggttgactTTGACCAGAGAGCCGCGTACTTCAGACAG ATGAAGCACGGTCTCCACTGCCGCATGGCTTTGCTCGCTCTTATTCTTTCTTAG
- a CDS encoding hypothetical protein (EggNog:ENOG503PR5T) has protein sequence MPSHTPIRQAAAATTTPTTSSPAMKRGVSRNPRLAAATLALTLTALAVQQVSSSRTRENESARRKAGDLYVSVDRSGGGI, from the exons ATGCCCTCCCACACTCCCATCCGTCAAGCTGCCGCAgctaccaccacccccactaCTTCTTCCCCCGCCATGAAGCGCGGCGTGAG CCGCAACCCCCGCCTAGCAGCCGCAACCCTAGCCCTAACCCTCACAGCCCTCGCCGTCCAGCaagtctcctcctcccgcacCAGGGAGAACGAGTCGGCGCGGAGGAAGGCGGGAGACCTCTACGTGAGCGTGGATCGGAGTGGTGGCGGCATCTAA